Part of the Candidatus Zixiibacteriota bacterium genome, CAAGGATAGAAAAATCGCAGTTAAAGATGGTTTCAAAGTATTTTCTCCTGAAGATGCAGTCAAAAAAGGAGAAATAATTTCAGTCTTAGCTCCTGATCATAAGCATAAAGAGCTTTATGAGCAAAGCATCAAGAAAAACCTTTCCTCAAGGAAAACCTTGATCTTTGCCCACGCCTACAGTATCTATTTCGAGCTGATAAAACCCTCTGAATATGTAGATGTAATACTCGTAGCTCCGCATGGTCCGGGAGTTTTAGTTCGAAAATTTTTCTTAGAAGGAAAAGGGGTCACATCTTTTATCGCGGTAGAACAGGATTATTCCGGAAAGGCTCTGGATAAAGCCCTTGCCTATGCTAAGGGGATCGGCTCGACTAAAGCTGGGGCAATTTTGACTACTTTCAAGGACGAAGCCATCGGGGACCTGTATGGGGAGCAGGCGGTTCTGTGCGGGGGACTTTC contains:
- the ilvC gene encoding ketol-acid reductoisomerase, translated to KDRKIAVKDGFKVFSPEDAVKKGEIISVLAPDHKHKELYEQSIKKNLSSRKTLIFAHAYSIYFELIKPSEYVDVILVAPHGPGVLVRKFFLEGKGVTSFIAVEQDYSGKALDKALAYAKGIGSTKAGAILTTFKDEAIGDLYGEQAVLCGGLSELLKSGFETLVESGLSPENAYLECVYQLDLIVELIKKYGIAGMFDRISQTAEYGSYVSGKKVVNKNQMKNILSEIKNGNFARKWMKEYESGMKNYKQMKKSWKNHLLQKTWEKLNKFLE